One window from the genome of Bdellovibrio sp. NC01 encodes:
- a CDS encoding fibrinogen-like YCDxxxxGGGW domain-containing protein, which translates to MKRTILLTLLVLPWITGINTLTEGYRVPHGTSMRIYAKDGSAQGACLIVQNNHATSDLFVPTHSTTEWSRFVTASKPAFIAPTTCYPKSCKEILGLMGSPASGLYTIDSDGNGGNAAYQAYCDMTTDGGGWTRVFRHNISAGYFATSNDALSVNTASPTATMYSIANKIPDFVTNGKYRFRIDWPGTTTRKNIWLQTTSPTVDVSPAGVVPLGVNAYTDTRVMGWGGLEYSNGTHATASGAALFDGSVNHGNWFFAIGATMGWGAVVKGIPADTSISADGVPEVELWIKDDDTYTVYNSCKDILDSGASIGSGIYTIDPGKIGTPIPVVCDMTTDGGGWTRVFTQDFTNGGLFTSTAESLSTNTGLPLSYKYSILNRIASFYRTGKLELRIAWPGTSTKRNWWTQTSNFTTSPAAGYVGIAIDSTSNAWGGLEYDGTSTTLADGSVNIGNWYYAIGSQINYGTPPGIPASDDVIASPGAASRTELWVK; encoded by the coding sequence ATGAAAAGAACGATTCTTTTAACACTTTTAGTACTTCCATGGATCACGGGAATCAACACCCTCACTGAAGGTTATCGAGTTCCCCATGGCACAAGTATGCGCATTTACGCTAAAGATGGTAGTGCGCAGGGTGCATGTCTCATCGTGCAGAATAATCATGCGACCAGCGATCTTTTTGTTCCCACTCATTCAACAACGGAATGGTCACGTTTTGTGACGGCAAGTAAGCCCGCTTTTATCGCGCCGACGACATGTTATCCAAAATCGTGTAAAGAAATTTTAGGTCTGATGGGTTCGCCTGCATCTGGCCTTTATACAATTGATTCTGATGGCAACGGTGGCAATGCCGCTTATCAGGCTTATTGTGATATGACGACCGATGGTGGTGGATGGACAAGAGTTTTCCGTCACAATATTTCGGCTGGTTATTTTGCAACTAGTAATGATGCACTTTCAGTCAATACTGCCAGTCCAACTGCGACGATGTATTCCATTGCTAATAAAATTCCTGATTTTGTCACGAACGGAAAATATCGTTTTAGAATTGATTGGCCTGGAACAACTACGAGGAAAAATATTTGGCTGCAGACGACAAGTCCGACGGTAGACGTTTCTCCGGCTGGCGTGGTGCCGTTAGGCGTGAACGCTTACACGGATACACGCGTGATGGGTTGGGGAGGACTTGAATATTCAAATGGAACACACGCTACTGCTTCCGGGGCAGCTTTATTTGACGGCTCAGTTAATCATGGGAACTGGTTTTTCGCAATTGGTGCAACCATGGGGTGGGGTGCTGTGGTAAAAGGTATTCCTGCTGATACTTCGATCAGTGCCGATGGCGTGCCGGAAGTTGAGCTGTGGATTAAAGACGATGACACGTATACTGTTTACAACTCGTGCAAAGACATTCTTGATAGTGGTGCTTCCATCGGTTCGGGTATCTACACTATTGATCCAGGCAAAATCGGAACACCGATTCCAGTGGTATGTGATATGACGACTGACGGCGGTGGCTGGACTCGTGTGTTCACTCAAGACTTCACGAATGGTGGTTTGTTTACAAGTACGGCGGAGTCTTTATCTACGAACACCGGTTTGCCGTTATCATACAAATACTCCATCTTAAATCGCATTGCTTCGTTCTATAGAACTGGAAAATTAGAATTGCGTATTGCATGGCCGGGCACTTCAACGAAACGTAATTGGTGGACTCAAACAAGTAACTTCACGACAAGTCCTGCTGCAGGTTACGTGGGGATTGCAATTGATTCCACAAGTAACGCTTGGGGCGGTCTTGAATATGACGGCACAAGCACAACATTGGCCGATGGTTCCGTAAATATTGGTAACTGGTATTATGCAATCGGTTCGCAAATCAACTATGGCACGCCACCAGGTATTCCGGCTTCTGATGATGTGATCGCAAGTCCGGGCGCTGCTTCAAGAACTGAACTGTGGGTGAAGTAA
- a CDS encoding GNAT family N-acetyltransferase, translating to MIATDRLIIKLWTEDLAQEFFELTQDPGFTLFPITDYRQASVDDAREWIRKNTCKYAVIEKATGKVIGMGGLTPWNYQGESLIDITYRLGSAAQGKGYGTELARALVNYGFSEMGLEQITATITPDNIPSKVLAEKLGLKFDKKIVLLGVETDLYRLYKQARS from the coding sequence ATGATCGCGACCGATAGATTAATAATTAAACTGTGGACCGAGGATTTAGCGCAGGAATTTTTTGAACTGACGCAAGATCCGGGATTCACATTGTTCCCGATTACCGACTATCGCCAAGCGAGTGTCGATGATGCTCGCGAATGGATCCGTAAGAATACATGCAAGTATGCGGTGATCGAAAAGGCGACCGGTAAGGTTATTGGGATGGGTGGTTTGACGCCATGGAATTATCAAGGGGAGTCGTTGATTGATATCACGTATCGTCTTGGGTCTGCTGCTCAAGGAAAAGGCTACGGTACAGAGCTCGCTCGTGCTCTAGTAAATTATGGCTTTAGTGAAATGGGTTTAGAGCAAATCACGGCAACAATTACTCCCGACAATATTCCGTCGAAGGTTTTGGCTGAAAAACTTGGTTTGAAGTTTGATAAAAAAATTGTGCTCTTAGGTGTGGAAACAGACTTGTATCGTCTGTATAAACAAGCGCGCTCTTAA
- a CDS encoding DcaP family trimeric outer membrane transporter — protein sequence MTSLSRKALGISLIAMGFSSIAMAEAKFEIYGFAQLDYIQDFNRVDPTWQDTLRPSKLPTSPGDFGSDGQAILSVKQSRFGVNASTPVSGDTLSTKFEFDFFGVGDDAGQTTIRLRHAYGQWGDWLAGQTNSLFMDGDIFPNVIDYWGPIGMAFYRNPQIRWTAMHDGHQSFAIAIERPGDDVDPGQLRTIDPDVVANAQKDEKYPDLTAQWKMMGDWGHFQIAGIVRQIGFETKTAPHEPSDRETGWGADITGSFKMATGKLMLGVVTGEGIASYMNDGGSDMGPEGTLGDISAKVIPLTGFLVYYDHNWNDKLTTTLGYSQSEVQNSSLQTDDAFKRGQYASINLLSTPVKNFMYGAEYLWGSRMSKDDSTTHDQRIQISMKYSFSSLDFFK from the coding sequence ATGACGTCGTTATCGAGAAAAGCATTAGGTATAAGTCTTATCGCGATGGGATTTTCTTCCATCGCAATGGCCGAAGCCAAATTTGAAATCTATGGTTTCGCGCAACTTGATTATATTCAAGATTTCAACCGCGTGGATCCGACATGGCAAGACACCTTACGTCCGTCTAAGCTGCCGACTTCACCAGGCGACTTCGGTAGTGACGGGCAAGCGATCCTCAGTGTGAAACAATCGCGCTTTGGTGTGAATGCATCGACACCGGTTAGTGGTGATACGCTTTCAACTAAATTTGAATTCGACTTCTTTGGTGTAGGGGACGATGCGGGTCAGACGACGATTCGTTTGCGTCACGCTTATGGTCAATGGGGAGATTGGTTAGCCGGTCAGACGAATTCTTTATTTATGGATGGAGATATCTTTCCGAATGTTATCGATTATTGGGGACCGATTGGTATGGCCTTCTATCGTAATCCACAAATTCGTTGGACAGCGATGCATGATGGTCATCAATCTTTTGCCATAGCGATCGAAAGACCCGGCGATGACGTCGATCCAGGACAACTGCGTACGATCGATCCTGATGTTGTTGCGAATGCGCAAAAGGATGAGAAGTATCCAGACTTAACGGCGCAGTGGAAGATGATGGGTGATTGGGGGCATTTCCAAATTGCCGGCATCGTTCGCCAAATTGGTTTTGAGACGAAAACCGCACCGCATGAACCAAGTGATCGTGAAACAGGTTGGGGGGCCGACATCACCGGCAGCTTTAAAATGGCAACAGGCAAACTTATGTTAGGAGTTGTCACTGGCGAAGGTATCGCAAGCTATATGAATGACGGTGGCTCGGATATGGGACCTGAAGGCACCTTGGGTGATATCTCTGCCAAAGTGATTCCATTGACGGGTTTCTTGGTTTACTACGACCACAACTGGAATGACAAGCTGACCACAACATTGGGTTATTCACAAAGTGAAGTGCAAAACAGTTCGTTGCAAACGGACGATGCTTTCAAACGTGGTCAATACGCATCGATCAATTTGCTTTCAACACCAGTGAAGAACTTCATGTACGGCGCAGAATATCTGTGGGGTTCGCGCATGAGCAAAGACGATTCGACGACTCACGATCAACGCATTCAAATTTCAATGAAATATAGTTTCTCAAGTTTGGATTTCTTTAAATAA
- a CDS encoding type II asparaginase: MKKIMRYVCMSILVFASASYAADKKMKIHILATGGTIAGAQMKQGEYGYKSGTFKVEDLIAAVPNMGDLAELSGEQVANIGSQDMSDEVWLKLAKRVNEVLKSDADGVVITHGTDTMEETAFFLNLVVKSDKPVVLVGSMRPATAISADGPGNLYNAVAVAASPGAKKRGVLVVMNDEIHQARAVEKMNTTNVETFHSPERGPEGLVNTGKISWFESSNKKHTTNSEFAGANPNKLPRVDIIYAHSNMSPDLIESAAKAGAKGIVIAGVGDGNMNQASLTILERLQKKNGLLVIRSTRLPTGLVLRNNEVDDDKAGFVASGEFNPAKSRVLAQLALTKTTDPKKVQEMFEKY; this comes from the coding sequence ATGAAAAAAATTATGAGATACGTTTGTATGTCGATCCTTGTTTTCGCAAGTGCCAGCTATGCGGCTGACAAGAAAATGAAGATCCATATTTTAGCAACCGGCGGAACAATTGCCGGGGCACAAATGAAACAAGGTGAGTACGGCTACAAGTCAGGGACTTTCAAAGTCGAAGATTTGATTGCGGCAGTTCCTAACATGGGCGACCTTGCCGAACTTTCGGGCGAGCAAGTGGCGAACATCGGTTCGCAAGATATGAGTGACGAAGTGTGGTTGAAACTTGCAAAGCGCGTAAATGAAGTTTTGAAATCCGATGCCGACGGCGTTGTGATTACGCACGGTACGGACACGATGGAAGAAACCGCGTTTTTCTTAAACCTCGTCGTGAAAAGTGATAAACCCGTTGTACTTGTTGGTTCGATGAGACCCGCAACAGCGATCAGTGCCGATGGCCCGGGCAATCTGTACAATGCGGTCGCAGTCGCTGCGAGCCCTGGCGCTAAAAAGCGTGGTGTTCTTGTTGTGATGAACGATGAGATCCATCAAGCACGTGCCGTGGAAAAAATGAATACTACAAACGTTGAAACCTTCCACAGTCCAGAGCGTGGACCTGAAGGTTTAGTGAATACCGGGAAAATTTCTTGGTTTGAATCTTCTAACAAGAAGCACACGACAAATTCTGAATTTGCTGGTGCAAATCCAAATAAACTTCCACGCGTAGATATCATTTACGCTCATTCAAATATGTCTCCAGATCTGATTGAGTCTGCGGCTAAAGCGGGTGCAAAAGGTATTGTCATTGCAGGTGTGGGCGACGGTAATATGAACCAAGCTTCTTTGACGATCTTAGAAAGGCTGCAAAAGAAAAATGGTTTGCTAGTCATTAGAAGTACACGTCTTCCGACGGGACTTGTTCTTCGTAACAATGAAGTTGACGACGATAAAGCAGGCTTTGTGGCGTCAGGGGAGTTTAATCCAGCGAAGTCTCGTGTGTTGGCTCAACTAGCGTTGACTAAAACGACAGACCCTAAAAAAGTTCAAGAAATGTTCGAGAAATATTAA
- a CDS encoding efflux transporter outer membrane subunit translates to MKRQWLIAGLSTYGFLCACAVGPDYKRPNSELPSALFANSKDQNIEIIWWKQFGDETLDKLVHAAIKNNLDLEIALARVDEARARLGISKSQFWPNLDLNASAVREKVTETGLTPIPAGTDSTGNSFSLGLSLSYEIDLWGKIRRLNESAKAQLLNADYSRANVQLTVISQVVNGYFALRSLDLQYAIAQDTLKSRTESYELMFKRFKGGIGSELDARQSESEMHSAEATVSKLADQIGRAESFLSVLIGQSPKEIIESPLARGRKLDDIVVPPQLPSALPSSLLERRPDVSAAEQNLVSANAQIGVAKAYYFPSISLGGLFGYESSELKNLFNNGSQTWGYGASISMPIFNGGRTGYLVEAATAQQKAAELQYRQVIQNAFVEVRNALKTYESYALVVEAQKKQITAVERNLYLAQLRYKNGQSPYLEVLDAERNLFQVQLDLVKSQQSRLVSVVDLYKSLGGGWKSDMKTSSK, encoded by the coding sequence ATGAAAAGACAATGGCTTATTGCGGGTCTTAGCACATATGGCTTTCTGTGCGCCTGTGCCGTAGGCCCTGATTACAAACGGCCGAATTCGGAATTGCCATCGGCATTGTTTGCAAACTCGAAAGATCAGAATATCGAAATTATCTGGTGGAAACAGTTCGGCGATGAAACTTTAGATAAACTTGTTCATGCCGCGATTAAAAACAATCTGGATCTAGAAATTGCTTTGGCCCGTGTCGATGAGGCGCGTGCCCGTCTTGGAATTTCTAAATCCCAGTTCTGGCCAAATTTGGATTTAAATGCGTCTGCTGTTCGAGAAAAAGTAACTGAAACCGGATTAACCCCGATTCCTGCAGGTACCGACAGTACCGGAAATAGTTTTTCATTGGGCCTAAGTTTAAGTTACGAAATCGATTTGTGGGGGAAAATTCGTCGTTTGAATGAATCAGCAAAAGCACAATTACTAAACGCCGATTATTCGCGCGCGAATGTGCAGTTGACCGTGATTTCTCAAGTGGTAAATGGTTACTTCGCATTGCGCTCGTTAGATTTGCAATACGCGATTGCGCAGGACACGTTAAAGTCGCGCACCGAATCCTACGAGTTAATGTTTAAGCGCTTTAAGGGCGGTATTGGTTCTGAACTCGATGCACGACAATCAGAATCAGAAATGCATTCAGCTGAAGCGACCGTTTCAAAACTTGCAGATCAAATTGGCCGAGCAGAAAGTTTTCTTTCGGTGCTGATTGGTCAAAGTCCTAAAGAGATCATCGAATCGCCGCTGGCACGAGGGCGCAAACTTGACGATATCGTGGTACCTCCACAACTGCCTTCGGCGTTGCCGTCATCATTGCTTGAGCGTCGCCCCGACGTCTCTGCCGCGGAACAAAACTTAGTTTCTGCCAACGCGCAAATTGGTGTTGCGAAAGCCTACTACTTCCCCAGCATTTCTTTGGGTGGTTTATTTGGTTATGAAAGTTCTGAACTTAAGAATCTTTTCAACAATGGCTCTCAGACTTGGGGTTATGGCGCCAGTATCTCGATGCCAATCTTTAACGGTGGACGAACTGGCTATTTAGTTGAAGCAGCAACAGCGCAACAAAAAGCGGCCGAGCTTCAATACCGCCAAGTCATTCAAAATGCCTTTGTTGAAGTTAGAAACGCCCTTAAAACCTACGAATCTTATGCTTTAGTAGTTGAGGCACAAAAGAAACAGATCACTGCTGTGGAACGAAATCTATACCTTGCGCAATTACGCTATAAAAACGGTCAATCGCCTTATTTGGAAGTACTCGATGCGGAAAGAAATTTGTTTCAAGTGCAGTTAGACCTTGTGAAATCACAGCAATCACGTTTGGTCTCGGTCGTCGATTTGTATAAATCTTTAGGTGGCGGTTGGAAGTCTGATATGAAGACGTCCTCGAAGTAA
- a CDS encoding efflux RND transporter permease subunit yields MFSKFFIERPVFACVISLVIMIAGYASIKALPISQYPEIVPPQVSVTTKYPGASAETISSTVAAPIEQQVNGVENMLYMQSTNSSNGDMILTVTFAIGTDPDQNTINVNNRVQTAMSTLPEEVRRQGVTVKKKSSAILQMIGLRAPDQRYDSVYISNYALINVLDEIKRIPGVGDASIFGAQDYSIRLWLKPDRMAQMKVTATDVINAVKEQNAQFAAGKVGAEPLENPVDFTFTVTTQGRMENPKQFEDIIVRSNTDGSKLRVKDIARVELGALSYDVETKWNGKTAIGIGVYLAPGANQVQTADMVKQTMHNLSQKFPPGLTYDIPFDTTKFIEVSIEEVIHTLIEAMVLVFLVVYLFLQSWRATLIPCLAVPVSIIGTFAGMYALGFSINTLTLFGLVLAIGLVVDDAIVVLENVERIMRTEKLPVKDATVKAMEEVTSPVIAIVLVLCAVFIPVAFVGGLAGQMYKQFAITIAVSVTISGLVALTLTPSLCAMLLKEEHHEPNRFFRWFNNFFDKMTNGYVSGVKFFNKRILISATLFLICCGAIVGLFKLVPGGLVPDEDQGYVFGIPALQDGASVSRTAAVADQMDKYITNNPNVQDVVSLSGFDLISGSNRTNTGTSFITLKDWKERPKADQSSTAVVRSIFGLNQIIRDGAIIALSPPAIVGMSTTGGLEFYLQNRGGSDSKTLATMTTKFMDALRNNPAIGSVNSNFSANIPQIYLNLDREKAKAYQVPINTVFDAMSATFGSYYINDFNKFGRTFKVQLQSEGDYRARPDDIRNIYVRSDTGSMIPITALVDVKKITGPEMVERLNIFPAARIIANPAPGYSTGQVIKVVEDTLAASFSGDYSVAWTGTAYQEKLTGGASAQVFIYALIFVFLILAAQYEKWGLPFSVLLSVPYSILGALVANYLRGLANDVYFQVALVTLIGLSAKNAILIVEFAVEKMQEGLSISDAAYEAAKLRFRPIVMTSLAFILGAVPLATSSGAGSASRHSIGTGIIGGMLVSTFVATFFIPMFFVVITGIKIKKSAKKQKSTPQTPPPMPAGGTL; encoded by the coding sequence ATGTTTTCAAAGTTTTTCATCGAAAGACCCGTCTTTGCATGTGTGATTTCTTTGGTCATTATGATTGCGGGATATGCTTCGATCAAAGCCCTTCCAATTTCGCAATATCCTGAAATCGTTCCACCACAAGTTTCCGTCACAACGAAATATCCAGGCGCTTCCGCAGAAACAATTTCTTCAACCGTCGCGGCCCCTATCGAACAGCAGGTCAACGGTGTTGAAAACATGCTGTACATGCAGTCAACAAATTCAAGTAACGGTGACATGATTTTGACAGTCACGTTCGCTATCGGCACAGATCCCGATCAAAACACTATTAACGTAAACAACCGTGTGCAAACCGCGATGTCGACTTTACCTGAAGAGGTTCGTCGTCAAGGTGTTACCGTCAAAAAGAAATCTTCCGCGATTTTACAAATGATCGGCTTACGTGCGCCCGATCAGCGCTATGATTCAGTTTATATCAGTAACTACGCCTTAATTAACGTGCTAGACGAAATTAAACGTATACCCGGCGTGGGTGATGCCAGCATTTTCGGCGCGCAGGATTATTCCATCCGCCTATGGCTTAAACCCGATCGCATGGCGCAAATGAAAGTGACGGCGACTGATGTCATCAATGCCGTCAAAGAACAGAATGCGCAATTCGCAGCCGGTAAAGTCGGTGCCGAACCCTTAGAAAACCCCGTCGACTTTACGTTCACAGTAACGACACAAGGTCGCATGGAAAATCCCAAACAATTTGAAGACATCATCGTGCGCTCGAACACTGATGGTTCTAAACTTCGAGTCAAAGATATTGCTCGCGTGGAATTAGGTGCTTTAAGTTATGATGTTGAAACAAAATGGAATGGCAAAACTGCGATCGGTATCGGGGTTTATCTGGCGCCCGGTGCGAACCAAGTACAAACTGCCGACATGGTTAAACAGACCATGCATAATCTGTCGCAAAAATTTCCTCCGGGCCTTACTTACGACATTCCCTTTGATACGACAAAATTCATCGAAGTTTCTATTGAAGAGGTCATTCATACTTTGATTGAAGCGATGGTCTTGGTGTTCTTGGTCGTTTACTTATTCTTACAAAGCTGGCGTGCGACCTTGATTCCTTGTCTTGCGGTACCGGTTTCCATCATCGGGACCTTTGCGGGTATGTACGCTTTAGGATTTTCGATTAACACTTTGACTCTATTCGGTTTGGTGCTTGCGATTGGTCTGGTGGTCGACGACGCCATCGTTGTTCTGGAAAACGTCGAACGCATCATGCGCACAGAAAAACTTCCTGTTAAAGATGCCACCGTCAAAGCGATGGAGGAGGTCACAAGCCCCGTCATCGCCATCGTCCTTGTCCTGTGTGCCGTCTTTATTCCCGTCGCGTTCGTGGGTGGTTTGGCCGGTCAAATGTACAAACAGTTTGCGATTACTATTGCGGTGTCGGTTACGATTTCAGGATTGGTCGCATTAACTCTGACTCCTTCATTATGTGCGATGTTATTAAAAGAAGAACATCACGAACCAAATCGCTTCTTCCGTTGGTTCAATAATTTCTTTGATAAAATGACAAACGGCTATGTATCAGGAGTTAAGTTCTTCAATAAAAGAATATTAATCAGTGCGACGTTGTTCCTGATTTGTTGTGGCGCTATCGTGGGTCTGTTCAAATTAGTACCAGGGGGCTTAGTTCCTGACGAAGACCAAGGTTACGTCTTTGGTATCCCGGCTCTGCAAGACGGTGCCTCTGTCTCAAGAACTGCTGCCGTTGCCGATCAAATGGATAAATACATAACTAATAATCCTAACGTTCAGGACGTGGTTTCCCTTTCTGGTTTTGATTTGATTTCTGGTTCAAATCGCACGAACACAGGAACAAGCTTTATCACTTTGAAAGACTGGAAAGAACGCCCGAAAGCAGATCAGTCTTCAACAGCAGTCGTCAGAAGCATCTTCGGTTTAAATCAGATCATTCGTGACGGCGCTATCATCGCGTTAAGTCCACCAGCCATCGTCGGTATGAGTACAACTGGTGGTCTTGAATTCTATTTACAAAATCGTGGCGGTTCCGACAGTAAAACGTTGGCAACCATGACGACGAAATTTATGGATGCTTTACGAAATAATCCTGCCATTGGCAGTGTGAACTCTAACTTCAGTGCGAATATTCCGCAGATTTATTTAAATCTCGATCGCGAAAAAGCCAAAGCTTATCAGGTGCCGATCAATACGGTCTTTGATGCAATGTCTGCGACCTTCGGTAGTTACTATATTAATGACTTCAATAAATTTGGTCGCACCTTCAAAGTGCAATTACAATCCGAGGGCGACTATCGAGCTCGTCCCGACGATATCCGTAACATTTACGTGCGTTCTGACACAGGCAGTATGATTCCAATCACGGCACTCGTTGACGTTAAAAAAATCACCGGCCCAGAAATGGTTGAGCGTCTTAACATCTTTCCAGCAGCGCGTATTATCGCAAATCCAGCGCCGGGATACAGTACGGGGCAAGTCATCAAAGTTGTTGAAGATACGTTGGCAGCAAGTTTTTCCGGAGACTATAGCGTTGCATGGACGGGCACGGCTTATCAGGAAAAATTAACCGGTGGCGCTTCCGCTCAAGTTTTCATATATGCGCTCATTTTCGTATTCCTGATCCTGGCAGCACAATATGAAAAGTGGGGCTTACCATTTTCGGTCTTGTTATCAGTTCCTTATTCCATCTTAGGAGCCCTCGTCGCCAATTACTTACGCGGTCTTGCAAACGACGTTTACTTCCAAGTGGCACTCGTAACCTTGATTGGTTTGTCTGCGAAGAATGCTATCTTGATCGTTGAATTTGCCGTCGAAAAAATGCAGGAAGGTTTAAGCATCAGTGATGCCGCCTATGAAGCCGCTAAATTGCGTTTCCGTCCGATTGTCATGACCTCACTGGCATTTATTTTAGGTGCAGTTCCACTTGCAACTTCTAGCGGTGCCGGATCTGCCAGTCGTCACTCGATCGGTACAGGGATTATCGGCGGGATGTTGGTCAGTACTTTCGTTGCGACGTTCTTTATCCCAATGTTCTTTGTGGTGATCACGGGAATAAAAATCAAGAAGTCCGCTAAGAAGCAGAAATCAACTCCGCAGACTCCACCGCCGATGCCGGCAGGAGGCACTTTATGA
- a CDS encoding efflux RND transporter periplasmic adaptor subunit encodes MRLKVMTLSLLLSMAACSKKEAPKVAMIPEVTAIKTSVRDIPITKEFVGQISGIRDIQVRARVGGILLKRYYKEGDKVKAGSLLFKIDPAPYIASLNQAKGEVAIQKARLVNARQSMNRIIPLYKENAVSAKDRDDAVAVYSAAKSALDAANAKLEEAQINLGYTTVTAPIDGYTSKETVAEGSLIVANSENSLLTTISQTDPAYVNFSYTDNELLQLQRLAATGKLSRPDSLEKIEVQIRMGDGQLYPQIGYLNFNDQIVDTSTGTVKARASIANANSVLRPGQFVSVFVKGFVLRNVITVPLKSVVQTQNGPIIFSVTENNIARQISVELGEEIVNDVVVNRGLRGGEVIVVEGASKIRNGQTVKIVSGSKIAQK; translated from the coding sequence ATGCGCTTAAAAGTAATGACTCTGAGTTTATTGCTTTCGATGGCAGCATGTTCAAAAAAAGAAGCGCCAAAGGTTGCCATGATACCCGAGGTGACTGCCATCAAAACTTCAGTGCGGGATATTCCTATTACTAAGGAATTTGTCGGACAAATTTCGGGTATTCGCGATATTCAAGTGCGTGCCCGAGTCGGAGGAATTCTTTTAAAGCGCTATTACAAAGAGGGAGATAAGGTCAAAGCGGGAAGTCTTTTATTTAAGATTGATCCCGCCCCTTACATCGCGTCTTTAAATCAAGCCAAAGGCGAAGTGGCAATTCAAAAGGCGCGTCTGGTAAATGCGCGCCAAAGTATGAATCGCATCATTCCACTTTATAAAGAAAATGCCGTCAGTGCGAAGGACCGTGACGACGCTGTCGCGGTCTACAGTGCTGCGAAGTCCGCCTTAGATGCAGCTAATGCTAAATTAGAAGAAGCACAAATTAATTTAGGTTACACCACAGTGACCGCCCCAATTGACGGCTATACCAGTAAAGAAACCGTTGCAGAGGGAAGTTTGATTGTCGCGAATTCTGAAAATTCATTGCTAACCACGATTTCCCAAACTGATCCCGCTTATGTCAACTTCAGTTATACCGACAATGAATTGCTGCAACTACAACGACTGGCGGCCACCGGAAAATTAAGCAGACCTGACAGCCTAGAAAAAATTGAAGTTCAGATTCGTATGGGCGATGGGCAGCTTTATCCCCAAATCGGTTATTTGAACTTTAATGACCAGATTGTCGATACTTCAACGGGCACTGTGAAAGCACGTGCGAGTATTGCCAACGCAAATTCGGTTCTGCGCCCAGGACAGTTTGTCAGCGTCTTCGTGAAAGGCTTTGTCCTTCGTAACGTCATCACGGTTCCACTAAAATCGGTGGTGCAAACTCAAAATGGTCCTATCATCTTTTCAGTCACAGAAAACAACATTGCCCGCCAGATTAGCGTCGAACTGGGTGAAGAGATCGTCAATGACGTTGTCGTGAATCGCGGCCTGCGTGGAGGCGAAGTCATCGTGGTTGAAGGAGCATCAAAAATTCGTAACGGACAAACAGTCAAGATCGTGAGTGGTTCGAAGATTGCTCAAAAATAA